In one window of Episyrphus balteatus chromosome 3, idEpiBalt1.1, whole genome shotgun sequence DNA:
- the LOC129913094 gene encoding probable RNA methyltransferase CG1239: MNDLSPINNNNLLEEATSKIGPYTKPTNLKRNLESNPLSSPAKQPKYEKCDSLPSAKPHSSPKKRIDITVTAEEPKNKFIYGNYSRYYGYRNSKDFHDVRLDVFEANKELFNGKEILDIGCNSGLVTMEVAKKLEIKHITGIDIDKGLINKTIKFISKLKKSSSGNVRKNFPFNVSFIHGNYVLRDDILLEIEEPQFDLILCLSVTKWIHLNFGDNALKQAFRRMYAQLRHGGRLILEPQPWDGYKRRKKLTPEIFKNYREINFKPQDFTDYLLSSEVGFKSVTLLAVPDHRTEGFRRPIQLFLK; this comes from the exons atgaatGACTTATCGCCGATCAACAACAATAACCTCCTTGAAGAAGCCACTTCCAAAATAGGACCATACACTAAACCAACTAATTTGAAACGCAATCTTGAAAGCAATCCGTTAAGCTCGCCTGCCAAACAGCCTAAATATGAAAAATGTGATAGTCTTCCATCTGCGAAACCCCATTCTAGTCCAAAGAAAAGAATTGACATTACAGTTACAGCCGAAGAacccaaaaataaattcatctacGGAAACTATAGTCGCTACTATGGCTATCGCAATTCAAAAGATTTCCACGATGTCCGGTTAGATGTATTCGAAGCAAACAAAGAACTATTCAATGGAAAAGAAATTCTAGACATTGGCTGTAACAGTGGTTTAGTCACGATGGAAGTAGCCAAGAAATTGGAGATTAAACACATTACGGGAATTGATATCGACAAGGGCCTTATCAATAAGAcaataaaattcatttcaaaattaaagaaatctTCGTCGGGGAACGTAAGGAAAAATTTCCCGTTCAATGTGAGTTTTATTCATGGAAACTACGTTCTTCGAGATGATATACTTTTAGAAATAGAAGAGCCACAATTTGATTTGATACTTTGCCTTTCGGTGACAAAGTGGATTCATTTGAATTTTGGTGACAACGCTTTGAAGCAGGCGTTTAGGAGAATGTACGCTCAGCTGCGACATGGAGGAAGATTAATTCTAGAGCCACAGCCATGGGATGGGTATAAAAGAAGGAAAAAACTCaca CcagagatatttaaaaactatCGAGAGATTAACTTTAAGCCACAAGACTTCACCGACTATCTGCTGAGCAGTGAGGTTGGTTTTAAGTCTGTCACACTTTTAGCTGTACCTGATCATCGAACCGAGGGATTCCGAAGACCTatacaattgtttttaaaatag
- the LOC129913093 gene encoding F-box/WD repeat-containing protein 11 isoform X1, with translation MMKMETDKIMDETNSNSQPFTPTMLYDPVRKKESSPSFQTERDTCLTYFSQWNEADQVDFVEQLLSRMCHYQHGHINAYLKPMLQRDFISLLPKKGLDHIAENILSYLDADSLKAAELVCKEWLRVLSEGMLWKKLIERKVRTDSLWRGLAERRGWIQYLFKPRPGSTHRPHSFYRELFPKIMNDIESIENNWRTGRHMLRRINCRSENSKGVYCLQYDDVKIVSGLRDNTIKIWDRTDLQCVKTLTGHTGSVLCLQYDDKVIISGSSDSTVRVWDVNTGEMVNTLIHHCEAVLHLRFNNGMMVTCSKDRSIAVWDMTSPSEITLRRVLVGHRAAVNVVDFDEKYIVSASGDRTIKVWSTSSCEFVRTLNGHKRGIACLQYRDRLVVSGSSDNSIRLWDIECGACLRVLEGHEELVRCIRFDSKRIVSGAYDGKIKVWDLVAALDPRAQANALCLNTLVEHTGRVFRLQFDEFQIVSSSHDDTILIWDFLNFTPNETTTCRTPSPALMEH, from the exons atgatgaaaatggAGACTGATAAAATAATGGATGAAACTAATTCAAATTCACAGCCC tttaCACCAACAATGCTATACGATCCTGTCCGTAAGAAAGAATCATCACCATCTTTTCAAACGGAACGAGATACCTGCTTAACATACTTCTCACAATGGAACGAAGCAGATCAAGTTGATTTTGTTGAGCAGTTGCTGTCAAGGATGTGTCATTATCAACACGGCCACATAAATGCGTACTTGAAGCCCATGCTACAGAGAGATTTTATATCTCTTTTGCCCA aaaAGGGATTGGATCACATAGCTGAAAACATACTATCGTATCTCGACGCGGATTCCCTTAAAGCAGCCGAGTTGGTTTGTAAAGAGTGGCTTCGTGTTTTATCGGAGGGTATGCTATGGAAAAAACTGATTGAACGTAAAGTTCGAACGGATTCATTGTGGCGCGGTTTAGCCGAACGACGTGGCTGGATACAATATCTTTTTAAACCGCGCCCAGGTTCAACACATAGGCCACATTCGTTCTATCGCGAACTATTTCCGAAAATCATGAAT GATATCGAAAGCATAGAAAACAACTGGAGAACCGGACGTCACATGCTACGCCGAATAAACTGTCGATCAGAAAATTCGAAAGGTGTTTATTGTTTACAGTATGATGATGTTAAAATTGTCTCTGGTTTAAGGGATAATACGATCAAAATTTGGGACAGGACGGATCTGCAGTGTGTTAag ACTCTAACTGGTCATACAGGGTCTGTTTTATGTTTGCAGTATGATGACAAAGTTATAATAAGCGGTTCAAGTGATTCCACAGTTCGCGTCTGGGACGTAAATACCGGTGAAATGGTCAACACATTGATTCATCACTGCGAAGCAGTTTTACATTTACGTTTCAACAATGGTATGATGGTTACCTGTTCGAAGGATCGCTCGATTGCCGTCTGGGATATGACATCGCCCAGTGAGATAACATTGAGGCGCGTTCTTGTTGGTCATCGGGCAGCCGTTAATGTTGttgattttgatgaaaagtATATTGTTTCGGCAAGTGGTGATCGAACCATAAAGGTTTGGTCAACATCTAGCTGTGAATTTGTACGTACACTTAACGGTCACAAGCGTGGTATTGCATGTCTGCAGTACCGCGACCGTTTAGTCGTCAGTGGTAGCTCGGATAATTCTATAAG ATTATGGGACATTGAGTGCGGAGCTTGCCTGCGTGTTCTTGAAGGACACGAAGAACTAGTACGTTGCATACGATTCGATTCTAAACGAATTGTTAGTGGTGCTTACGATGGTAAAATCAAAGTGTGGGATCTTGTTGCCGCGCTAGATCCACGTGCTCAAGCGAATGCACTTTGCCTTAACACATTGGTG GAGCACACTGGTCGGGTATTCCGTTTACAATTCGATGAATTCCAAATTGTAAGCAGCTCTCACGATGATACAATATTGATTTGGGATTTCCTCAACTTTACACCCAATGAAACAACAACATGCCGGACTCCATCAC cTGCTCTAATGGAACACTAA
- the LOC129913093 gene encoding F-box/WD repeat-containing protein 11 isoform X2, with protein sequence MMKMETDKIMDETNSNSQPFTPTMLYDPVRKKESSPSFQTERDTCLTYFSQWNEADQVDFVEQLLSRMCHYQHGHINAYLKPMLQRDFISLLPKKGLDHIAENILSYLDADSLKAAELVCKEWLRVLSEGMLWKKLIERKVRTDSLWRGLAERRGWIQYLFKPRPGSTHRPHSFYRELFPKIMNDIESIENNWRTGRHMLRRINCRSENSKGVYCLQYDDVKIVSGLRDNTIKIWDRTDLQCVKTLTGHTGSVLCLQYDDKVIISGSSDSTVRVWDVNTGEMVNTLIHHCEAVLHLRFNNGMMVTCSKDRSIAVWDMTSPSEITLRRVLVGHRAAVNVVDFDEKYIVSASGDRTIKVWSTSSCEFVRTLNGHKRGIACLQYRDRLVVSGSSDNSIRLWDIECGACLRVLEGHEELVRCIRFDSKRIVSGAYDGKIKVWDLVAALDPRAQANALCLNTLVHTGRVFRLQFDEFQIVSSSHDDTILIWDFLNFTPNETTTCRTPSPALMEH encoded by the exons atgatgaaaatggAGACTGATAAAATAATGGATGAAACTAATTCAAATTCACAGCCC tttaCACCAACAATGCTATACGATCCTGTCCGTAAGAAAGAATCATCACCATCTTTTCAAACGGAACGAGATACCTGCTTAACATACTTCTCACAATGGAACGAAGCAGATCAAGTTGATTTTGTTGAGCAGTTGCTGTCAAGGATGTGTCATTATCAACACGGCCACATAAATGCGTACTTGAAGCCCATGCTACAGAGAGATTTTATATCTCTTTTGCCCA aaaAGGGATTGGATCACATAGCTGAAAACATACTATCGTATCTCGACGCGGATTCCCTTAAAGCAGCCGAGTTGGTTTGTAAAGAGTGGCTTCGTGTTTTATCGGAGGGTATGCTATGGAAAAAACTGATTGAACGTAAAGTTCGAACGGATTCATTGTGGCGCGGTTTAGCCGAACGACGTGGCTGGATACAATATCTTTTTAAACCGCGCCCAGGTTCAACACATAGGCCACATTCGTTCTATCGCGAACTATTTCCGAAAATCATGAAT GATATCGAAAGCATAGAAAACAACTGGAGAACCGGACGTCACATGCTACGCCGAATAAACTGTCGATCAGAAAATTCGAAAGGTGTTTATTGTTTACAGTATGATGATGTTAAAATTGTCTCTGGTTTAAGGGATAATACGATCAAAATTTGGGACAGGACGGATCTGCAGTGTGTTAag ACTCTAACTGGTCATACAGGGTCTGTTTTATGTTTGCAGTATGATGACAAAGTTATAATAAGCGGTTCAAGTGATTCCACAGTTCGCGTCTGGGACGTAAATACCGGTGAAATGGTCAACACATTGATTCATCACTGCGAAGCAGTTTTACATTTACGTTTCAACAATGGTATGATGGTTACCTGTTCGAAGGATCGCTCGATTGCCGTCTGGGATATGACATCGCCCAGTGAGATAACATTGAGGCGCGTTCTTGTTGGTCATCGGGCAGCCGTTAATGTTGttgattttgatgaaaagtATATTGTTTCGGCAAGTGGTGATCGAACCATAAAGGTTTGGTCAACATCTAGCTGTGAATTTGTACGTACACTTAACGGTCACAAGCGTGGTATTGCATGTCTGCAGTACCGCGACCGTTTAGTCGTCAGTGGTAGCTCGGATAATTCTATAAG ATTATGGGACATTGAGTGCGGAGCTTGCCTGCGTGTTCTTGAAGGACACGAAGAACTAGTACGTTGCATACGATTCGATTCTAAACGAATTGTTAGTGGTGCTTACGATGGTAAAATCAAAGTGTGGGATCTTGTTGCCGCGCTAGATCCACGTGCTCAAGCGAATGCACTTTGCCTTAACACATTGGTG CACACTGGTCGGGTATTCCGTTTACAATTCGATGAATTCCAAATTGTAAGCAGCTCTCACGATGATACAATATTGATTTGGGATTTCCTCAACTTTACACCCAATGAAACAACAACATGCCGGACTCCATCAC cTGCTCTAATGGAACACTAA
- the LOC129913095 gene encoding protein KRTCAP2 homolog, with protein sequence MAQQNSFVSFVVSSILVVVLLATLRFYNPWFNASPQNTIVGGFIGSWLFIFTLTSVSNIEMIAFGSNFQAKFIPEIAFCLITSVIACGVVHRVCATTCILFSIVGLFFLNKISQKYHNAGSATVEQVSFRKTGGRKNK encoded by the exons atgg CTCAACAAAACTCATTCGTCTCTTTTGTTGTATCGTCTATACTTGTTGTCGTTCTGCTCGCCACACTACGCTTTTATAACCCATGGTTCAATGCATCTCCTCAAAATACTATCGTAGGAGGTTTTATCGGATCATGGCTTTTCATTTTCACACTTACATCGGTGTCTAACATAGAGATGATTGCTTTCGGAAGCAATTTTCAAGCAAAGTTTATTCCAGAGATAGCGTTTTGTTTAATCACCTCCGTAATAGCATGTGGAGTGGTTCATCGTGTTTGTGCAACAACTTG CATTCTCTTTTCGATTGTTGgtcttttctttttgaataaaatttctcAGAAATATCATAATGCAGGATCGGCGACGGTAGAACAAGTTTCATTCCGTAAAACTGGTggacgaaaaaataaataa
- the LOC129913092 gene encoding exocyst complex component 8 — MTESTLREFDKKEFIVDKYVNSLVRESVGASELQSRKAKIQAYSDKTSSTLKKHVYANYMQFINTAKEISHLESEMYQLSHILLAQRNILGSLIEGSAAKSSGKEPVALNEDNEDVQSQQAARAIKEIVQGFKGDLEGKVFLHEGALIELDSNDYRPIQRVFFFLFNDILIVCKVKHDRRLEFVTQYDPRKVAVINIKDLEGVKNAINIITPDGSKIIQCVTLAGKNEWIEKFEAAFKFNPNNKQHKKGPAPQPPKLQKQSSSLSTKSSESKLSPNENINTIEENWGPDWLSSAPDEIEAFIVQRHFEDALGLLQKSEEHIRKDATFWNAAEISAKIKNLRTNLVNVLLQDLSNCQNRSLPLALLLSGKPLKLLVEMRRERQACATLLRVSTVTIRASQRETRRGNQDISQIFFRDMAHVVTEFLKAFGEQSACVSSLIVWCNAELQYFAGQLIKHYLIKGVLLETVAKIVESIREPCSILTEIGLDLSYHVEGLLRNTLDQIIEDSRIRLLETIGRTEDAWTPHNLQNKPNVKKFLRDMDKLGINMKSQITGDTFVNLTQSTVNFCRHFLSLTESCGILAKNETLRLSVEMLLRDLFIGQHAVKPAPDVTVDPNFVIKNKNYLVENLLVTAFDRYEKYSGVKSEILIEVYHQLGTMPKPKPRNIYQTGVI, encoded by the exons atgacGGAATCAACTTTAAGGGagtttgataaaaaagaatttattgttgATAAat ATGTAAATTCATTAGTGCGAGAATCGGTAGGTGCATCCGAACTACAAAGCAGAAAAGCTAAAATTCAAGCCTACAGTGACAAAACATCGTCCACCCTCAAAAAACATGTCTACGCCAACTATATGCAGTTTATCAACACTGCCAAGGAGATTTCTC ACTTGGAATCAGAAATGTATCAACTGTCCCACATTCTTCTTGCACAAAGAAATATATTAGGTTCGCTAATTGAAGGCTCAGCAGCAAAATCTAGTGGAAAAGAGCCTGTTGCCTTAAACGAAGACAACGAAGATGTCCAGAGCCAACAAGCAGCTAGAGCGATTAAAGAAATAGTCCAAGGGTTTAAAGGTGATCTCGAAGGAAAAGTATTCTTACACGAAGGAGCATTAATTGAATTGGATTCTAATGATTATAGACCAATTCAaagagtttttttctttttatttaatgataTTCTGATAGTGTGTAAGGTAAAGCATGATAG GAGATTAGAATTTGTAACTCAGTATGACCCAAGGAAAGTTGCGGTTATCAACATAAAAGATTTGGAAGGGGTAAAGAATGCTATAAACATCATAACACCAGATGGCTCGAAAATTATTCAGTGCGTGACGCTAGCTGGAAAG aatgaatGGATAGAAAAGTTTGAGGCAGCATTCAAATTTAATCCAAATAACAAACAACATAAAAAAGGTCCAGCCCCACAGCCgccaaaacttcaaaaacaaagttcATCTCTAAGTACAAAGTCTTCTGAAAGCAAATTAAGTCCAAACGAAAATATAAATACTATTGAAGAAAATTGGGGTCCCGATTGGCTATCATCGGCCCCTGATGAAATCGAGGCGTTTATTGTTCAACGACACTTTGAAGATGCTTTAGGACTGCTCCAAAAGTCCGAGGAGCATATTAGAAAAGATGCAACGTTTTGGAATGCAGCCGAAATatcagcaaaaattaaaaatttgcgaactaattTAGTGAATGTACTGCTCCAAGATTTATCTAATTGTCAAAACCGTTCATTACCACTGGCACTACTGCTATCTGGGAAACCTTTAAAACTGCTTGTTGAAATGCGCCGAGAAAGGCAAGCTTGTGCAACTTTATTGAGAGTGAGTACAGTGACCATTCGTGCTTCACAGCGTGAGACGCGTCGAGGGAACCAGGATATTTCTCAAATCTTCTTTCGTGACATGGCACATGTAGTGACGGAGTTCTTAAAAGCCTTCGGAGAGCAATCTGCTTGCGTTAGTT CTCTAATAGTTTGGTGCAATGCTGAGTTGCAATATTTTGCAGGACAGTTGATTAAACATTACCTTATAAAGGGtgttctattagaaactgtaGCAAAAATCGTTGAAAGTATAAGAGAGCCCTGTTCCATA CTTACCGAAATTGGATTGGATTTGTCATACCATGTCGAGGGACTACTTCGCAACACTCTCGATCAAATAATCGAAGATTCACGAATTCGGTTACTTGAAACAATTGGGCGCACTGAAGATGCATGGACTCCACATAATTTGCAAAACAAACCGAATGTGAAGAAATTCTTAAGAGATATGGACAAACTCGGGATCAATATGAAATCACAAATTACTGGGGATACCTTTGTTAATCTAACTCAATCAACTGTAAATTTCTGTAGACATTTTCTTAGTCTAACTGAAAGTTGTGGcattttagcaaaaaatgaGACATTAAGACTCAGCGTAGAAATGCTTCTTAGAGATTTATTTATTGGACAACATGCTGTTAAACCAGCTCCAGATGTAACAGTTGAT cctaattttgttattaaaaacaaaaattatctggTTGAAAATCTTCTGGTGACAGCCTTCGATAGATATGAAAAATATTCCGGAGTTAAAAGTGAAATACTAATAGAAGTCTACCATCAACTTGGAACAATGCCAAAACCAAAACCACGCAATATATATCAAACTGgtgttatataa